CACGCCCAACACCTCTGCACAACCCGAGCCTGGGGCGTCCGGAACAGCATTTTGCGGTAGTTCGGGTCGTCCTCCATGCTCTGGATCTTGGTCTGGAGGGCAGAGACTTCATCCTGGCTCTGGAGCAAAAAGATGCCTTTGCCCTGGTTGGAAGCGGTGGGTTTACAGATCCACGTCTGGGTTTCTGTGGAGAGAGCCGCCTGAGCACCTCCCTTCCTTGCCCTGGGCCCGCCCATGCCCACCAGCCCCACCCACCGAACTGTGGCTCTGACCACCTCTTTCCAAACCTGATCATGctccgcccagcccagcccagagcacaCCCTACCAGGACTGAACCACGCCCCTCTCAGCTCTGACACCCTCTGCCCTGTCCACaggcagccatggctctactcTTCCCAGGCTCTGTCTCCACTAAGGCCCGGCCAGGACCTCCACCCATCTGGCTCCACGCTTCCCCTCCCTGGTCACACACCCACCTGGACCTATCCCAAGCCTTGCCAGCTCACTCACGCCACAACCTTGGTCTGTCCTGAACCTGTCTCCTCAGAGCAGGCCTGGCAGCCAGCAGCCTCTCACCATCAAAGAGGGTGAAgaatgcctctctctcctccctgacaTCCAGACGGTAGGTCTCTGGGAAAAATTCTTCCATTTTCAGTATCCTGGTGGAGCAGAGAGGTGGGCGGGGACACAGCGTGGGCTGTCTCCCTCCCCTAGAGGCTCAGCTGGTCATTCTAGGGGTCAGAGCTAGGGGCAGGCTGGAGGAACATGAGTTTTTCCCTACATCCCGCCCCCTGCCCCgctgttccctctgctccctctgcacCCCCTGCCAGAGCACTCTTGCCTAACTGGCTTCCCTGCAGGCCGCAGACCCCCTCACCTACCCCAGCCCTCGCCCACTTCCCAGCTCTTCTTCCTGGCCGCAGCCTGCGTGGTTCAGGCATGCGTGAGCACTCAGTTCAGAGCTGTGTCCCCAGGCGGGGACTGTGCCCGGCATGCAGCGAACACAGATGCCTGAGCGCTCTGGGCTGGTCTGAACCTCTTACACTGGCCTGAGATGCCCTTTAACCCCTCGTCATCTATCACCAGGCTATCCTGCAATTCAGGGCAGAGTGGCGCCTCCAAAATGGGCTAAGTGCATCTACCTCTGTGGCCTGAGACCTCCTGGGTTGGCCCATGTGAGCTCCTCAAGGATGGGTGTTGGGTCCTTTCCAGATCTGTACCCCCCGGGGACAAAGGGCCTGGCTTGAGTGTCCACCAGGCAGTGTGTGGAGGGTGCAGATCTGGAgaggtgggggatgggcaggGGCTTTGGGTCGGTAGGTAGCTCTGTGGACAGGTGATGTTTGGGTGAGTGGATCTGGGATAgaagtaggtggatggatgggcaAGTGGCCCAGCGGGTAATGTGCTTGAAGGAGAATAGGTGACTGACGTGGAGAGGACAGAGCCGGACACGTAGATGCAAAGATGGTGTCGTGGTGACCCGGTGGGGTGGGCTGCCTGCCCAGTGGGGGGTGGACAGGTATATGAATGGTTGGGCAAGGAGTGGGTGAGTGAATGGACAGGCAGACACCAGACAGACGAACACGCTGAGCGGTTCAGGCAGGGCTGCATGCTGGGGAGCGGAGCAGACAGACAGTGacaggggggagggaggcagtagGTGTGGTGAGCAGCGAATGACCAAATGAGGAATAGCAGCAGGGGCTCCACGGTGGGCGTGTGTGCGGACTCTGAGGGGCAGTCATGGGTGGCAGGGGTTGGAGGTGGAGACAGGGTGGAGAGTGCGTGGATGGGTCTGTGGGAAGATGGGTGGGTGGACAGAATGGAGGGTGGTCGGGACCAGCGATTGACCCGTCAGATGGGTGGGTGTGCCACTGAGTGGAGGAGGGACGAGAGGGTTGGTAGGATGAGGTGGGTGAATGGTGGGTGCCCAGTGGGTGGTGGGTGAGCAGGGTTGGGCGTACTCAGCCTGGGCGCACTGCAATGTCCTGCTGGTCTTGTTGATGACCCTTGCGTACTCCCTGAGAGCGCTGAGTAGCCCGATCTTGGTGGTGAGCAGTTTGTTGTTAGGGAGCTGGTATAGCAGCTGCTCACCTGGAGCAACAAAGCCGTGGGCAGCATGCGGGTGACCGTCGCAGGGCCTCGCAGCGCAGGCCACCACAGGTTCCCATCAGGGAGAGGTGGAGCTGTTCCTCTGTGCTTTGACCCAGAAGGTCCTTGCAGAGGGTAGGCCACTAGCCCCCAGCCCCGCCACCCCTGGCTACCTTCCCGGAAGCGGCTGTAACTGTCCCGACACTTGACTTCGCACCACTTGAGCCTGTAATCACCTCGCCGGCTGTCCTGGATGCGCTGCCAGCCCTTGCTCTTGCAGTAGGAGCTGATTCTACGGGGCGGAGGGGCAGCCATGACCCTGGAGGCCTTAGGGCTTAAGGAAAGGATGCCAGGGGAAGGCATGCAGGGTCCTCAGGGGGCAGAGCCAAGGCAGGGCTGGACCCTGGGGGCAGTGGGGCTGGGCCCAGCCTGAAGCCCTTACTCACATTGAGGCCCCATTGGTGCCACCAATGTAGAAGAAGGGGCCACATCCCGTGCTGGGCAGTTGCTTTTCCTCTCCCAGCCGGTGCCTTTCCAGGAGGGTGGTCTGGGTCATGGTAGTGACAGCACCCCCCAGGAGGTCTGTGAACATGCGGGTGGTCAGGCTCCAGCCCAGCTGGAGACTTTCCCGCCCCATCCCAGGCCCTGCCTGAGCTAACCTGCATCCTGGTCCAGCTGGTTTAGCTGATGCAAGAGCCCATCTGCTTGGCTGGTCCCCATTGGTCTCTCATGGGCCCAGACTGTGAACAGGGTCATGGCCACTCAGAATCTGGCTCAAGTTCAGTCCCAGTTGGGCTCCAGACCAGCCGCCCTCTCCCATCCATTTCTTGCAAAACCCCGGGGAGTCCCCCCATCCCGTCTGGGCACATCTCATCCCAGGAGCAGGCCTGACCGGTGGGCCTGGTCCCACTACACCTCCTAGGAGAGAGGGAATGGTCACCACCCTTCTGGGTCAGCCCTGGAAGGGGCAGGGTCCCTCCTCACCAACAGGACAGGGCTGGGTACAGGTAGGGGCGAGGGTGTGAGACTAGAGTGGGAGGCAGACATGGCACAGGGACATGCTCAGGAGGTCAAGGGTCACAATGTCCATCATGACATCATGGGTGACCCATGTCAGGCCGGAGAGATGGGCTGCCCTGCCCCGGGCGCGCAGGCTTGGTGCTGGGCAGGCAGAGTGCCTGCCAGACTGTGGAGAGCTTTCACTCCTGTGCCCATTCTGACGCTGGCTCTGCTGGGCTTTTGCTGGGGCATGGCTATGTGGTCCCCCATTAGAACACCTATCTCGGAATGgggccctgggccccagggaGGCCATCCCAgggttgtatttattgattttttagagagagaggagtgtgagagagagacagagagagagagaagggggaggagcaggaagcatcaactcccatatgtgccttgaccaggcaagcccaagatttcgaaccggcgacctcagtattccaggtcgacgctttatcccactgcaccaccacaggtcaggccccagggtTGTATTTACCTGGCCGCCGGGGGTGGCTCCGCCAGACCCCTGTGGTCCTTGACCGCTTGCTTCTCTTGGTGCCAACCGGGGCCCAGGGGTGCAGTTCCTGCTGGTTGTGGATGAAGCAGGTGTGGCCATAGGCCACAGCAGTGGGGACACTGAGGTGGGGGCACCGCTGGGAAGATGCTGCCCCTACCCCTCTCCGGGACCTTCTTGCAGCCCGTGGTCTTAAACCCCGGATCTGGCGTGGGGTCCGGCCCCTCCTGCTGGGGGAAGGACGCCTCCTGGGGTCTCGGATTTGGGTTTCTGCTTGTGGCTGGCTCCTGTCTCCATGGCGATTGTGGAATCTGGTACCCCTCAGGAGCAGGGCAGTCTCTGCATTCTGTCTGTCCTGGGTGAGGCCGCCCCTGCAGGGACTGTCTGTCTGGCCGTGGTGCCGCCTGTAAAGAGGGCGGCCATCAGGCCCAGGGATAGAGGCATCTTGTGTCTGAGGAGGCTGGGCAGTGAGGTGTTGGCAGCATCCTCATGGCTGCCCTGGGCCTGCCCCCAGGAGGGGCCCTTGCTTTGAGCACCTTCCCCCTGTGACCAACTTGGGAACATTTCAGGAAAGTTTCAGCCATTCCTTAACGGGTCCTTCCCAATTTGGGGCTGCTTAGGAGGCAAGGACTTTCCGAAGGGTTAGAAACATGAGCCTTGCAGAGGCAAGCACACCGGGGAGTGGGCAGGACTGAGGGCCTTGGGCTGTCCAGGGCAGAGTCACTCTGTAAGCATCCAGCTGGTCATGCTGCCCGAGGCCTCAGTCCCCACTTGGGACAGAAGTGTGCACAGTTCTGGGAGCTGAGCacgggcaggagggggagagcctTACACCTCTGCCCCTGGCCCAGCCTGGCCCCACCCAGAATGGAGGGCTCCTTGGAGGAGGCTGAGCGTCTGGGCTGGACCCGGGCAGGAGGGCCTCTACATGCACACTCAGCTCTCCATGTGGCTAGGACACCCAGCCCCTTCGCACTTGGTTCCCAGCACCTGGCAGCAGGTCCAAGGAGTCTTGCTGAGCATAGAAGACCACCCCCAAGACACTGACATTCAGTACCTTCCCACAGCATTCTTGAGTGAGTGGCCACAGGGCCAGCAGGCATCTGAGGGAAGCCCCCAGGTGTGAGCAAGAAGTCAACATACAGATACTCAGATACACACTTCATagacacacagatgtacacacagacacatgcagacacacacacacaaaacgtaGATGCAGTCATGCACATgcacagaggaagaggagggagaggtggtggCACAGATACGGAAGGAAACATCCCCTGGTGCACGTTGCGGTGGGCGTGGGAGGAGCCCTAGGAGGGCTGGCCGCTGACCCAGAGTGCGTGAGAATTATAAATGCAGCACACGGGGCCAGGACATTgcccagagagaaggacaggaaggTGGCAGCAGGAAGCAGGTGGAGCTGAAGCCCAGTGTGGAGACACCAGTGAGCGGAAGCTGGGCTCCGGGGGCCCTCAAGGTGTTTCCAGAGAAAGACCCAGAGCTGGAGGCACCTCAAGGCTGCACCTCAACTCTCCACTAGTCAAGTGGGCAGGGGTTGCTGCAGTTTCTACACACAAGGTGGGGTGGGCTAGGGGGACGAGGGCGAGGACCCAGTGTGGAAACAGGAGAGGTTCCCGTAGGCTGGCTGGCAGGGGATGCTTGGTTTATGATGTGAGCGTGTGGTGGCGAGGGGCCAGGCGTCTGCCCAGGCCAGCGAGCCGTGGGCAGCCTCAGAAAAGCCCGTGTTGGAGGGCAAGGGGTAGGAGCAGCCTGAGGAGCTGGCCAGTGGCGTTTGCGTCAGGAGGTGGAGGCATGGCAGAGACACCACCACCTGCCTCTACTTGGCTTTTCTAACCATAGATGTATTATTTTCACAAAGAATAAGGCCATGAGTTGTCATTTGCTGTCATTAAAAtcaacagagagaaataaaagccaCGGGCGAACCTGTGTGCAGTGTCTGCGTGGTGGGTGAGAGCTTGGGGTGGAAGTGGCCGCCGTGTGGGCTCTGCTCTGGCCGGCACTCTCAGCCCCTGAAGGACCGAGTCTAAACACAGACAACGCTTTCCGCTTGGAGAGGTTGGGATGCACGGTGTTGGCGTCAGGAccacgctgggggggggggtcacggGGAAACTCCACTTTGTAATAAACTTTGAAGTAAACGTTTTACCTGGCCAGGTATAAAGACCAGCAGGAAACAGCACCTTGGCGTGGTGGATGGACGGCCCTCGTGAACCTGAAGAAAACGTCCAAGAAAACGAGAAGACGTCAGTGTCCCTCCGTGCATCTTCCTCAGAAACACGTTTGACAACGTGGGTGCCAGGGAGGTGCTCACATTGTCTGACGGGGTGGTGCCTCCTGGGCAGGGGCAGGCTGTCCACGGGGATATGGGTCCCCACAGATGTCAAGAGGTTGCCTTCTGGGCATCAGCTCTTGGAGACAGACCCGGTCCTGAGCAAAAGAGCTCGTACTGAAGAGCTGAGACACCCAGGAGCCACACCCTTCTTAGCCCGGCCCCTGGGTTTGTGCCTCTCAAGCTTTCACCCTGGGGGGCATGGGCCCTCCACAGGGGGGCACCCTTGCCCTGCCTTCCCCTTCCTTGTCTCTTTCTGCTCCTGGGCACAATCCCCAGAGGCTCAACAATGTCCTTAGTGCTGGGCCGGGGGAACAAGACGGCAGATCCCAGTCCTCACGCCCAGTCAGGACCTCTGGTGTTGGTTCACCTGTCCCTCTTACCTGCCCTACAATCTGGTATGAGCCTTCTGCCTGGGAAACAGTGGTGACCTGGCAACCATCTCCCAGCAACCTCAACCCAGGGCCCAGAGGTGAGCAGGTGGATGAGCAGAGGCAGAGCCAGGGACCCTGGGGAGCTGGGCCCTCTGTTCTCTCTAGAATCTTCCCTGAGCCTTCTCAAGACCCTCAAATCCATGCCCAGACATCAAACCTGACCCTATAACGTTATTTGTATTTAGTAGGCTTTATTGTTGTATTATACCGCCCACATCACAGCCCCAGCACATGTGGTTCCCATTTTACACAGCAGTGAGTGGGGGCTCAGCGAGGCAGTGCCACCCCTGAGGGGGGGGGCTTACCCCTGGGGCTGTGCCTCTGCCCTCCCCAGCCTTGCATGGCTCCTGAGGGCATTCTCTGCTTTGAGTGCCTTTGCTTCTCATAGGGCTGGATGGTGTCATCTCCGATCTGTCCACATTCTAAGCCCCGGCACCTGCAG
The Saccopteryx bilineata isolate mSacBil1 chromosome 3, mSacBil1_pri_phased_curated, whole genome shotgun sequence DNA segment above includes these coding regions:
- the TTLL10 gene encoding inactive polyglycylase TTLL10 isoform X1, giving the protein MTPSSPMRSKGTQSRECPQEPCKAGEGRGTAPGDRVCLQELMPRRQPLDICGDPYPRGQPAPAQEAPPRQTMFTRAVHPPRQGAVSCWSLYLARRHHGQTDSPCRGGLTQDRQNAETALLLRGTRFHNRHGDRSQPQAETQIRDPRRRPSPSRRGRTPRQIRGLRPRAARRSRRGVGAASSQRCPHLSVPTAVAYGHTCFIHNQQELHPWAPVGTKRSKRSRTTGVWRSHPRRPVWAHERPMGTSQADGLLHQLNQLDQDADLLGGAVTTMTQTTLLERHRLGEEKQLPSTGCGPFFYIGGTNGASIISSYCKSKGWQRIQDSRRGDYRLKWCEVKCRDSYSRFREGEQLLYQLPNNKLLTTKIGLLSALREYARVINKTSRTLQCAQAESGKDPTPILEELTWANPGGLRPQRILKMEEFFPETYRLDVREEREAFFTLFDETQTWICKPTASNQGKGIFLLQSQDEVSALQTKIQSMEDDPNYRKMLFRTPQARVVQRYIQNPLLLDGKKFDVRSYLLIACAMPYMVFFGHGYARLTLGLYDPHSENLSGHLTNQYMQKKNPLYVLLKEDTVWSMEQLNCYINDKFRKTKGLPRDWVYTIFTKRMQQIMTHCFLAVKSKLECKLGYFDLIGCDFLIDDNFKVWLLEMNSNPALHTNCEVLKEVIPGVVMETLDLALETFQKSLRGQKMLPLLSQHRFVLLYNGETDVWPRLPSSCKVPRPLLFSRPAGEARSSTPPTRAAEKPGARTPGQPDSAQERPRPPTPGPDGAQGGEPEARGTQRQRADGRDPAREPSSGPAEGNREERKSEYHRGS
- the TTLL10 gene encoding inactive polyglycylase TTLL10 isoform X6, with the protein product MRFTRAVHPPRQGAVSCWSLYLARRHHGQTDSPCRGGLTQDRQNAETALLLRGTRFHNRHGDRSQPQAETQIRDPRRRPSPSRRGRTPRQIRGLRPRAARRSRRGVGAASSQRCPHLSVPTAVAYGHTCFIHNQQELHPWAPVGTKRSKRSRTTGVWRSHPRRPVWAHERPMGTSQADGLLHQLNQLDQDADLLGGAVTTMTQTTLLERHRLGEEKQLPSTGCGPFFYIGGTNGASIISSYCKSKGWQRIQDSRRGDYRLKWCEVKCRDSYSRFREGEQLLYQLPNNKLLTTKIGLLSALREYARVINKTSRTLQCAQAESGKDPTPILEELTWANPGGLRPQRILKMEEFFPETYRLDVREEREAFFTLFDETQTWICKPTASNQGKGIFLLQSQDEVSALQTKIQSMEDDPNYRKMLFRTPQARVVQRYIQNPLLLDGKKFDVRSYLLIACAMPYMVFFGHGYARLTLGLYDPHSENLSGHLTNQYMQKKNPLYVLLKEDTVWSMEQLNCYINDKFRKTKGLPRDWVYTIFTKRMQQIMTHCFLAVKSKLECKLGYFDLIGCDFLIDDNFKVWLLEMNSNPALHTNCEVLKEVIPGVVMETLDLALETFQKSLRGQKMLPLLSQHRFVLLYNGETDVWPRLPSSCKVPRPLLFSRPAGEARSSTPPTRAAEKPGARTPGQPDSAQERPRPPTPGPDGAQGGEPEARGTQRQRADGRDPAREPSSGPAEGNREERKSEYHRGS
- the TTLL10 gene encoding inactive polyglycylase TTLL10 isoform X5 gives rise to the protein MCWRTSGVLETQSKDIPSGRRPRFTRAVHPPRQGAVSCWSLYLARRHHGQTDSPCRGGLTQDRQNAETALLLRGTRFHNRHGDRSQPQAETQIRDPRRRPSPSRRGRTPRQIRGLRPRAARRSRRGVGAASSQRCPHLSVPTAVAYGHTCFIHNQQELHPWAPVGTKRSKRSRTTGVWRSHPRRPVWAHERPMGTSQADGLLHQLNQLDQDADLLGGAVTTMTQTTLLERHRLGEEKQLPSTGCGPFFYIGGTNGASIISSYCKSKGWQRIQDSRRGDYRLKWCEVKCRDSYSRFREGEQLLYQLPNNKLLTTKIGLLSALREYARVINKTSRTLQCAQAESGKDPTPILEELTWANPGGLRPQRILKMEEFFPETYRLDVREEREAFFTLFDETQTWICKPTASNQGKGIFLLQSQDEVSALQTKIQSMEDDPNYRKMLFRTPQARVVQRYIQNPLLLDGKKFDVRSYLLIACAMPYMVFFGHGYARLTLGLYDPHSENLSGHLTNQYMQKKNPLYVLLKEDTVWSMEQLNCYINDKFRKTKGLPRDWVYTIFTKRMQQIMTHCFLAVKSKLECKLGYFDLIGCDFLIDDNFKVWLLEMNSNPALHTNCEVLKEVIPGVVMETLDLALETFQKSLRGQKMLPLLSQHRFVLLYNGETDVWPRLPSSCKVPRPLLFSRPAGEARSSTPPTRAAEKPGARTPGQPDSAQERPRPPTPGPDGAQGGEPEARGTQRQRADGRDPAREPSSGPAEGNREERKSEYHRGS
- the TTLL10 gene encoding inactive polyglycylase TTLL10 isoform X4, with product MPRRQPLDICGDPYPRGQPAPAQEAPPRQTMFTRAVHPPRQGAVSCWSLYLARRHHGQTDSPCRGGLTQDRQNAETALLLRGTRFHNRHGDRSQPQAETQIRDPRRRPSPSRRGRTPRQIRGLRPRAARRSRRGVGAASSQRCPHLSVPTAVAYGHTCFIHNQQELHPWAPVGTKRSKRSRTTGVWRSHPRRPVWAHERPMGTSQADGLLHQLNQLDQDADLLGGAVTTMTQTTLLERHRLGEEKQLPSTGCGPFFYIGGTNGASIISSYCKSKGWQRIQDSRRGDYRLKWCEVKCRDSYSRFREGEQLLYQLPNNKLLTTKIGLLSALREYARVINKTSRTLQCAQAESGKDPTPILEELTWANPGGLRPQRILKMEEFFPETYRLDVREEREAFFTLFDETQTWICKPTASNQGKGIFLLQSQDEVSALQTKIQSMEDDPNYRKMLFRTPQARVVQRYIQNPLLLDGKKFDVRSYLLIACAMPYMVFFGHGYARLTLGLYDPHSENLSGHLTNQYMQKKNPLYVLLKEDTVWSMEQLNCYINDKFRKTKGLPRDWVYTIFTKRMQQIMTHCFLAVKSKLECKLGYFDLIGCDFLIDDNFKVWLLEMNSNPALHTNCEVLKEVIPGVVMETLDLALETFQKSLRGQKMLPLLSQHRFVLLYNGETDVWPRLPSSCKVPRPLLFSRPAGEARSSTPPTRAAEKPGARTPGQPDSAQERPRPPTPGPDGAQGGEPEARGTQRQRADGRDPAREPSSGPAEGNREERKSEYHRGS
- the TTLL10 gene encoding inactive polyglycylase TTLL10 isoform X2 — protein: MTPSSPMRSKGTQSRECPQEPCKAGEGRGTAPGDRVCLQELMPRRQPLDICGDPYPRGQPAPAQEAPPRQTMFTRAVHPPRQGAVSCWSLYLARRHHGQTDSPCRGGLTQDRQNAETALLLRGTRFHNRHGDRSQPQAETQIRDPRRRPSPSRRGRTPRQIRGLRPRAARRSRRGVGAASSQRCPHLSVPTAVAYGHTCFIHNQQELHPWAPVGTKRSKRSRTTGVWRSHPRRPVWAHERPMGTSQADGLLHQLNQLDQDADLLGGAVTTMTQTTLLERHRLGEEKQLPSTGCGPFFYIGGTNGASIISSYCKSKGWQRIQDSRRGDYRLKWCEVKCRDSYSRFREGEQLLYQLPNNKLLTTKIGLLSALREYARVINKTSRTLQCAQAEILKMEEFFPETYRLDVREEREAFFTLFDETQTWICKPTASNQGKGIFLLQSQDEVSALQTKIQSMEDDPNYRKMLFRTPQARVVQRYIQNPLLLDGKKFDVRSYLLIACAMPYMVFFGHGYARLTLGLYDPHSENLSGHLTNQYMQKKNPLYVLLKEDTVWSMEQLNCYINDKFRKTKGLPRDWVYTIFTKRMQQIMTHCFLAVKSKLECKLGYFDLIGCDFLIDDNFKVWLLEMNSNPALHTNCEVLKEVIPGVVMETLDLALETFQKSLRGQKMLPLLSQHRFVLLYNGETDVWPRLPSSCKVPRPLLFSRPAGEARSSTPPTRAAEKPGARTPGQPDSAQERPRPPTPGPDGAQGGEPEARGTQRQRADGRDPAREPSSGPAEGNREERKSEYHRGS
- the TTLL10 gene encoding inactive polyglycylase TTLL10 isoform X3, translating into MTPSSPMRSKGTQSRECPQEPCKAGEGRGTAPGDRVCLQELMPRRQPLDICGDPYPRGQPAPAQEAPPRQTMFTRAVHPPRQGAVSCWSLYLARRHHGQTDSPCRGGLTQDRQNAETALLLRGTRFHNRHGDRSQPQAETQIRDPRRRPSPSRRGRTPRQIRGLRPRAARRSRRGVGAASSQRCPHLSVPTAVAYGHTCFIHNQQELHPWAPVGTKRSKRSRTTGVWRSHPRRPDLLGGAVTTMTQTTLLERHRLGEEKQLPSTGCGPFFYIGGTNGASIISSYCKSKGWQRIQDSRRGDYRLKWCEVKCRDSYSRFREGEQLLYQLPNNKLLTTKIGLLSALREYARVINKTSRTLQCAQAESGKDPTPILEELTWANPGGLRPQRILKMEEFFPETYRLDVREEREAFFTLFDETQTWICKPTASNQGKGIFLLQSQDEVSALQTKIQSMEDDPNYRKMLFRTPQARVVQRYIQNPLLLDGKKFDVRSYLLIACAMPYMVFFGHGYARLTLGLYDPHSENLSGHLTNQYMQKKNPLYVLLKEDTVWSMEQLNCYINDKFRKTKGLPRDWVYTIFTKRMQQIMTHCFLAVKSKLECKLGYFDLIGCDFLIDDNFKVWLLEMNSNPALHTNCEVLKEVIPGVVMETLDLALETFQKSLRGQKMLPLLSQHRFVLLYNGETDVWPRLPSSCKVPRPLLFSRPAGEARSSTPPTRAAEKPGARTPGQPDSAQERPRPPTPGPDGAQGGEPEARGTQRQRADGRDPAREPSSGPAEGNREERKSEYHRGS